The Tenacibaculum jejuense genome includes a window with the following:
- a CDS encoding BT1926 family outer membrane beta-barrel protein yields MKKVVLILVVSLLCLQSVIAQSKKDTNNYKPVKGSLTVSLLLGRGTYLESGSAQNLGVNEVDGLAPYYRTLDNNNNSLVNMVGLEGKYFIKDKMALTLTGGVTYRNTPEQINIPGVVNTDGDVLVPAYSAVVGEDDIDIHVAPGIQWYFDLKRPKLLPYVGVSVPFDYSRSSVFDPTISQDQINYGIRHVELFGVGLQGIAGIDYYLTDDLFIGFDAKPLTFNYLVNSKKPRPGTLGRKAENYTFSFFSNYVFKIGFRLN; encoded by the coding sequence ATGAAAAAAGTAGTTTTAATACTAGTTGTATCGCTGCTATGCTTACAATCAGTTATAGCTCAAAGTAAAAAAGACACTAATAATTATAAGCCAGTTAAAGGAAGCCTTACTGTTTCTTTATTGTTAGGTAGAGGAACGTATTTAGAATCTGGTTCAGCACAGAATTTAGGAGTAAACGAAGTAGACGGATTAGCTCCTTATTATAGAACTTTAGATAATAATAACAATAGTCTGGTAAATATGGTCGGGCTAGAAGGGAAGTATTTTATAAAAGATAAAATGGCATTAACACTAACAGGTGGTGTTACGTATAGAAATACTCCTGAACAAATAAATATTCCTGGCGTAGTAAATACAGATGGAGATGTTTTAGTTCCTGCATATAGTGCAGTTGTTGGAGAAGATGATATTGATATTCATGTCGCTCCAGGTATTCAATGGTATTTTGACTTAAAGAGGCCTAAATTATTACCTTATGTAGGGGTTTCTGTTCCATTTGATTATTCAAGAAGCTCAGTTTTTGATCCAACTATTAGTCAAGATCAAATTAATTATGGAATAAGACATGTAGAGCTATTTGGTGTAGGATTGCAAGGAATAGCAGGAATAGATTATTATTTAACAGATGATTTGTTTATAGGTTTTGATGCAAAACCTTTAACATTCAATTATTTGGTGAATAGTAAAAAACCAAGACCAGGAACTTTAGGGAGGAAAGCAGAAAACTATACTTTTTCTTTCTTTAGTAACTATGTATTCAAAATTGGTTTCAGATTAAATTAA
- a CDS encoding coiled-coil domain-containing protein produces MKNFRKLALGGLVLASIGFTSCVDDEISEEVKVIYQNQAAFLAAQTSLIQAEADLEAAKVAHQLLLNEAQEAQNALAILNAENALELAKEEHLKALLQLKLEVQATKSQEAEKYLGKYLVEMGTVISLESDLEGQKRDLAALKATVIDGVFDKDEAIELKNIDIAALENQLTKDQEKLAQLKAVLSEPTSIGAQVIAIQKQIDDLKAENKERNARITEIRTTELAEFGDNVADYQQAKLDVEAEKKTIQTNETALENANTDLSDAQDELNDLTGGVTITFNQAVINRANAEKLKDEKEEAYNEIATLAADYSALINEIATVSASITQNKETIETIENDLAVLEADYNAKKAIFDANPSGKTVSDVGPDDKAGNHNDNSAVTYRLVLNANSNPISYGNPAYFSAADLPPGAIITPTPTSGRYFNIEADDTVESNEVAFNRAQSAFVNAQVALSNAKSELSEKEAELVELKEKQDTFDTTITTQVENAKSERDAAVKAFDLANDVVMQLELITTIENSILDLRKNLEEAKQNLKTAENELTRLAALVDDTKLNEYTALLDTIDALGLEVNLNQKVIADLQGDIAYFEGLELELEASAYSGSDYEERMEKIEDEIKAQETAVLELQKDIAKAKNDLEDIKQDKVNLEEKRVADIAELEALIEKTEAEIEQRKELAESFKKLMEEALAS; encoded by the coding sequence ATGAAAAATTTTAGAAAATTAGCTTTAGGAGGGCTAGTATTAGCTTCCATTGGTTTTACATCGTGTGTAGATGATGAAATCTCAGAAGAAGTAAAAGTAATTTACCAAAATCAAGCTGCATTTTTAGCGGCGCAAACGAGCTTAATTCAAGCAGAAGCAGATTTAGAAGCTGCAAAAGTAGCTCACCAATTATTGTTAAATGAAGCACAAGAAGCACAAAATGCTTTAGCTATTTTGAATGCAGAAAATGCATTAGAATTGGCTAAAGAAGAACATTTAAAAGCATTATTACAATTAAAACTAGAAGTTCAAGCTACAAAATCTCAAGAAGCTGAAAAATACTTAGGAAAGTATTTAGTTGAAATGGGTACTGTAATTTCATTAGAGTCAGATTTAGAAGGACAAAAACGTGATTTAGCTGCGTTAAAAGCTACTGTTATTGACGGTGTTTTTGATAAAGACGAAGCAATCGAATTAAAAAATATTGATATAGCTGCTTTAGAGAATCAATTAACAAAAGATCAAGAGAAATTAGCTCAGTTAAAAGCAGTATTATCAGAGCCAACTTCTATTGGAGCTCAAGTGATTGCTATACAAAAACAAATCGATGACTTAAAGGCTGAGAATAAGGAAAGAAACGCGAGAATCACTGAAATTAGAACTACAGAATTAGCTGAATTTGGAGATAATGTTGCAGATTATCAACAAGCAAAATTAGATGTAGAAGCAGAAAAGAAAACAATTCAAACAAATGAAACTGCTTTAGAGAATGCAAATACAGATTTAAGTGATGCTCAAGACGAGTTAAATGATTTAACGGGTGGAGTTACAATCACATTCAATCAAGCAGTAATCAATAGAGCTAATGCAGAGAAGTTAAAAGATGAAAAAGAAGAAGCTTACAATGAAATAGCTACTTTAGCAGCAGATTATAGTGCTTTAATAAACGAAATAGCTACAGTTTCAGCTTCAATTACTCAGAATAAAGAAACGATTGAAACTATAGAAAATGATTTAGCTGTATTAGAGGCTGACTATAATGCTAAGAAAGCAATTTTTGATGCGAATCCTTCTGGAAAAACAGTGTCTGATGTAGGTCCAGATGATAAAGCAGGAAATCATAATGATAATTCTGCAGTTACTTACAGATTAGTATTAAATGCTAATTCAAATCCAATTTCTTACGGAAATCCAGCTTATTTTAGCGCTGCAGATCTTCCTCCAGGTGCAATTATAACTCCAACACCAACTAGTGGAAGATATTTTAATATCGAAGCAGATGATACTGTTGAAAGTAATGAAGTAGCTTTTAACAGAGCACAATCAGCATTTGTTAATGCACAAGTTGCATTAAGTAATGCAAAATCAGAATTATCTGAAAAAGAAGCTGAGTTAGTTGAGTTAAAAGAGAAGCAAGATACTTTTGATACGACAATTACAACTCAAGTAGAGAATGCAAAATCTGAAAGAGATGCAGCAGTTAAAGCTTTTGATTTAGCGAATGATGTTGTTATGCAATTAGAGTTAATTACAACTATTGAAAACAGTATTCTAGACCTTAGAAAGAATTTAGAAGAAGCTAAACAAAACTTAAAAACAGCAGAAAATGAATTAACTCGTTTAGCTGCATTAGTAGATGATACTAAACTGAATGAGTATACCGCTTTATTAGATACGATTGATGCTTTAGGTTTAGAAGTAAATTTAAACCAAAAAGTTATAGCTGACTTACAGGGTGATATCGCTTATTTTGAAGGTTTAGAATTAGAGTTAGAAGCAAGTGCTTATAGTGGTTCAGATTATGAAGAAAGAATGGAAAAGATAGAAGATGAAATTAAAGCACAGGAGACTGCAGTTTTAGAACTTCAAAAAGATATTGCTAAAGCTAAAAACGATTTAGAAGATATTAAGCAAGATAAAGTAAACTTAGAAGAAAAGAGAGTAGCTGATATTGCTGAGTTAGAAGCTTTAATCGAAAAAACAGAAGCTGAAATTGAGCAACGTAAAGAATTAGCAGAAAGTTTCAAAAAGTTAATGGAAGAAGCATTAGCGTCTTAA
- a CDS encoding Crp/Fnr family transcriptional regulator translates to MILEEYLKKLTPMQDEKAAKIASFFEMETLNKGDLIIREGKTSKKSYFLESGIIRCYIIDLNGEEVTTRFYSAPDFLNDYLSFFKQKPSEENYEVLLDCKAWSINLENVQYCFHNIPEFREWGRMLLTLNYVKMHKHMISFHKHTAQERYENLLKNHPEIIQNIPLKIIASYLGITKYSLSRIRKNIS, encoded by the coding sequence TTGATACTTGAAGAATATTTGAAAAAATTAACTCCGATGCAAGACGAAAAAGCAGCAAAAATTGCTAGTTTTTTTGAAATGGAAACTTTGAATAAAGGAGATTTAATTATAAGAGAAGGTAAAACAAGTAAGAAATCTTACTTTTTAGAATCTGGAATAATTAGATGTTATATTATAGATTTAAATGGAGAAGAAGTTACAACACGCTTTTACAGTGCACCTGATTTTTTAAATGATTATTTGTCTTTTTTTAAACAAAAACCAAGTGAAGAAAACTATGAAGTTTTACTAGATTGCAAAGCATGGAGTATTAATTTAGAAAACGTTCAATACTGTTTTCATAATATTCCGGAATTTAGAGAGTGGGGAAGAATGTTATTAACTTTGAATTATGTGAAAATGCATAAACATATGATCTCATTTCACAAACATACAGCACAAGAACGTTATGAGAACTTACTAAAAAACCATCCCGAAATAATTCAAAACATCCCTTTAAAAATAATAGCTTCTTATTTGGGTATCACTAAATATTCACTGAGTAGAATTCGAAAAAACATCTCCTAA
- a CDS encoding response regulator, producing the protein MGTKINTVLLVDDDKATNFIHELIIKDNNYCDKIVTKYDGEEAIEFLETADASDIPDIVFLDINMPKVDGWEFLKKYEDLPEHKRAQIVVVMLTTSLNIIDKERAISNDFISEFRNKPLTKEMLEDLKEKYFKN; encoded by the coding sequence ATGGGCACCAAAATCAATACTGTTCTACTTGTTGATGATGATAAGGCTACGAATTTTATACATGAACTAATTATAAAGGATAATAATTATTGTGATAAAATCGTCACTAAATATGATGGAGAGGAAGCAATTGAATTTTTAGAAACTGCAGACGCAAGCGATATTCCAGATATTGTTTTCTTAGATATCAATATGCCTAAGGTTGATGGTTGGGAGTTTTTAAAGAAATATGAAGATTTACCAGAACATAAAAGAGCACAAATTGTAGTGGTGATGCTAACCACTTCTTTGAATATTATTGATAAAGAAAGAGCAATTTCTAACGATTTTATTTCTGAATTTAGAAACAAACCACTGACAAAAGAAATGCTAGAAGATTTAAAAGAAAAATATTTTAAGAACTAA
- a CDS encoding sensor histidine kinase: protein MNKRYILGICITVLVLGINQYFIQYWLKQKKTDANTINVAGKQRMLSQRIAVEFHRIGSEAKSKEDLKSLLTQWESAHELLKSRVDNIDKTSKEEASLSDKLKAVELYINFIKEQVKHTGNSEIPLKAIIQNQNKFLLEMDAIVEILEKNSDSKLSFIVRIEYLLFLLALLVLILEVFFIYRPIEKELKKSGLILKDKNEKLNHALEKIQEKNKELNEITYIASHDLQEPLRTVSTMVDMFDNRYNDSFDEQGKTMLGFINAATSRMRNLVKDLLEYSVLGQNKKITKVDCNEVLMNVKQDLSTMISKNNAIIEWNTLPIITAYKSELRLLFQNLISNAIKFQDPENQPKIKISSEDIQQYWKFKVSDNGIGIKEEYKEKIFSIFKRIHSKEAYEGTGIGLSHCKKIVEMHDGKLWVDSKEGEGSDFYFTIKKEIVKFNV from the coding sequence ATGAATAAAAGGTATATACTTGGTATATGTATTACAGTATTGGTCTTAGGAATTAATCAATATTTTATACAATACTGGTTAAAACAAAAAAAGACAGATGCAAACACCATTAATGTAGCTGGTAAACAACGTATGTTAAGTCAAAGAATTGCTGTTGAATTTCATAGGATTGGTTCTGAAGCTAAGTCCAAAGAAGATTTGAAAAGTCTGCTTACCCAATGGGAAAGTGCTCATGAACTATTAAAATCTCGAGTTGATAATATTGATAAAACATCAAAAGAAGAAGCAAGTCTAAGTGATAAACTCAAAGCAGTAGAACTATATATAAACTTCATTAAAGAACAGGTAAAACATACAGGAAACTCAGAAATACCTCTTAAAGCAATTATACAAAATCAGAATAAATTCCTTTTGGAAATGGATGCAATTGTAGAGATTCTTGAAAAGAATTCTGATTCAAAATTAAGTTTTATAGTAAGAATAGAGTACTTACTTTTCTTATTGGCATTATTAGTTCTTATTCTAGAAGTATTTTTTATTTATAGGCCAATAGAGAAAGAATTGAAAAAATCAGGTCTAATTTTGAAAGATAAAAATGAGAAATTGAATCATGCATTAGAAAAGATACAAGAAAAAAATAAAGAGTTAAATGAAATTACATATATAGCTTCCCACGATCTTCAAGAACCTTTGAGAACAGTATCAACAATGGTTGATATGTTTGATAATAGATATAATGATAGCTTTGATGAACAAGGAAAAACCATGTTAGGTTTTATAAACGCTGCAACAAGTAGAATGAGAAACCTAGTAAAAGATTTATTAGAATATTCAGTATTAGGACAAAATAAAAAAATAACTAAAGTAGATTGTAATGAGGTTTTAATGAATGTAAAACAAGATTTAAGTACGATGATTTCCAAAAACAATGCGATTATAGAATGGAATACTTTACCCATTATAACTGCATATAAATCTGAATTAAGATTATTGTTTCAAAATTTGATTTCAAATGCAATAAAGTTTCAAGATCCAGAAAATCAACCCAAAATAAAAATATCTTCAGAAGATATACAACAGTATTGGAAATTTAAGGTAAGTGATAATGGAATTGGGATAAAAGAAGAATATAAAGAAAAAATTTTTTCAATATTCAAAAGAATACACAGTAAAGAGGCTTACGAAGGAACAGGAATAGGATTATCTCATTGCAAAAAAATAGTAGAAATGCATGACGGAAAACTATGGGTAGACTCAAAAGAGGGAGAAGGAAGTGACTTTTATTTTACTATTAAAAAAGAAATAGTTAAATTCAACGTATAA
- a CDS encoding heavy-metal-associated domain-containing protein, protein MKKIITLLCLIFITVSSFGQQKKKRNAKLAFKVDGVCMECKVRIEKAALNTKGVKYANWNLETHQLMVIIDERKTDKKIVCQNVAKVGHDTKEIKATQEDYEKLDACCRYRDEEVVKNHKKN, encoded by the coding sequence ATGAAGAAAATTATCACATTATTATGTCTAATATTCATTACAGTAAGTAGTTTTGGGCAACAAAAAAAGAAAAGAAACGCAAAGTTAGCTTTTAAAGTAGATGGTGTATGTATGGAATGTAAAGTTCGTATTGAGAAAGCAGCACTAAATACCAAAGGAGTAAAGTATGCAAATTGGAATTTAGAAACACATCAACTAATGGTTATTATAGATGAACGAAAAACAGATAAAAAAATAGTTTGTCAAAATGTAGCTAAAGTAGGTCATGATACTAAAGAGATTAAAGCAACTCAAGAAGATTATGAAAAATTAGATGCTTGTTGTCGATATCGAGACGAAGAAGTTGTAAAGAATCATAAGAAAAATTAG
- a CDS encoding TonB-dependent receptor has translation MDKNNPKDNLGVFGANVHWLNTKIGTTTNEKGWFEIPYKKEYKKLVVSFVGYKTDTIEVNSLKPIHHFLTEQAILDEVSVSVKKQATSKSFLQTENVFTVNSEELLKAACCNLAESFETNPSIDVNFSDALTGTRQIRMLGLNSPYLLIAQENIPMVRGASQVYGLTFTPGTWVESIQITKGAGSVVNGFESISGQINAELVKPLTDKKIFVNAYGNRNGRLELNTHFNTEISKKWSTGLYVHGNLRTEKFDNNNDNFLDAPLAEQINVMNRWQFVDNETGWVSFLNFRYLNDRKQTGELNFDSDVDKKTTNAWGSEIKTSRFDFSGKLGYVFPELPFQSMGLQLAYSNHDQESYFGLRDYNIQHQSVYSNFIFNSIIGDTRNKFKTGLSFTYDDYEELVETTNFNRDENSVGAFFEYAYDNSENFSLTAGLRIDFHNLLGTFLTPRLHLRYVPWRKGVLRASVGRGKRSPNIFAENQQLFASSRQININSTGGNIYGLNPEVAWNYGVSFLQGFKLFGKKGDITFDYYMTDFENQAVVDWENPRAISFYNLDGKSIANSFQVEVNYEPFSRFNIRTAYKFFDVSTDYVSGNLAKPLQPRNRFFTNVSYNTNKKINESQWKFDVTYNFIGKQRLPNTTSNPIQDQLPNYADGFNLLNTQITKVFSKKFEVYIGGENLTNVQQENPILGSESPFGASFDSTIVYAPIFGSAFYAGFRFKID, from the coding sequence ATGGATAAAAATAATCCAAAAGATAACCTTGGAGTGTTTGGAGCCAATGTACATTGGTTAAATACAAAAATAGGAACAACCACAAACGAAAAAGGTTGGTTCGAAATACCTTATAAAAAAGAATATAAAAAGTTAGTTGTAAGTTTTGTAGGATACAAAACAGATACGATAGAAGTTAATAGTTTAAAACCGATTCATCATTTTTTAACAGAACAAGCAATATTAGATGAAGTGTCTGTTTCTGTAAAAAAGCAGGCAACTTCAAAATCGTTTTTACAAACAGAAAATGTTTTTACTGTAAATAGCGAAGAGTTACTAAAAGCTGCTTGTTGTAATTTGGCGGAGAGTTTTGAAACAAATCCTTCTATTGATGTTAATTTTTCAGATGCATTAACAGGAACTCGACAAATTAGAATGTTAGGATTAAACAGTCCTTACTTATTAATTGCTCAAGAAAATATTCCTATGGTAAGAGGTGCTTCTCAAGTGTACGGATTAACGTTTACTCCAGGAACTTGGGTAGAAAGCATTCAAATAACCAAAGGAGCAGGAAGTGTAGTTAATGGTTTTGAAAGTATTTCTGGTCAAATTAATGCCGAATTAGTGAAGCCGTTAACAGATAAGAAAATATTTGTAAATGCTTATGGAAATAGAAACGGACGATTAGAATTAAATACGCATTTCAATACAGAAATTAGTAAGAAGTGGAGTACGGGTTTGTATGTACATGGGAATTTAAGAACTGAAAAGTTTGATAATAATAATGATAACTTTTTAGATGCACCATTAGCAGAACAGATCAATGTTATGAATCGTTGGCAGTTTGTTGATAACGAAACAGGTTGGGTGAGTTTTTTAAATTTTAGATATTTAAATGATAGAAAACAAACAGGGGAATTAAATTTTGATTCTGATGTTGATAAGAAAACTACAAATGCTTGGGGAAGTGAGATTAAAACATCACGTTTCGATTTTTCAGGAAAATTAGGTTATGTTTTCCCTGAACTTCCATTTCAAAGTATGGGACTACAATTAGCCTATAGTAATCACGATCAAGAATCGTATTTCGGTTTAAGAGATTATAATATTCAGCACCAAAGCGTGTACTCAAATTTTATATTTAATTCTATAATCGGAGACACAAGAAATAAGTTTAAAACAGGTTTAAGCTTTACTTACGATGATTATGAAGAATTAGTAGAGACAACAAACTTTAATAGAGATGAAAATTCTGTAGGTGCTTTTTTCGAATATGCTTACGATAATAGTGAGAATTTTAGTTTAACAGCTGGTTTAAGAATAGATTTTCATAATTTATTAGGAACATTTTTAACGCCTCGTTTGCATTTACGTTATGTTCCTTGGAGGAAAGGAGTTTTAAGAGCTTCTGTGGGTAGAGGAAAAAGAAGTCCAAATATTTTCGCTGAAAATCAACAGTTATTTGCTTCCTCACGTCAAATTAATATCAATAGTACAGGAGGAAATATTTATGGATTGAATCCAGAAGTTGCATGGAATTACGGAGTTTCTTTTTTACAAGGTTTCAAGTTGTTTGGAAAAAAAGGAGATATCACATTCGATTACTATATGACAGATTTTGAAAATCAAGCAGTAGTAGATTGGGAAAATCCAAGAGCTATTTCGTTCTATAATTTAGATGGAAAAAGTATTGCTAATAGTTTTCAAGTAGAAGTAAACTACGAGCCGTTTTCTAGATTCAATATTAGAACAGCATATAAGTTTTTTGATGTTTCTACAGATTATGTTTCTGGAAATTTAGCAAAGCCTTTACAGCCTAGAAATAGATTTTTCACCAATGTTTCATACAATACAAATAAGAAAATTAATGAATCACAATGGAAGTTTGATGTAACCTATAATTTTATTGGCAAACAAAGATTACCAAACACAACTTCCAATCCAATTCAAGATCAGTTACCTAATTACGCCGACGGTTTTAACTTATTAAATACACAAATTACTAAGGTGTTTTCTAAGAAATTTGAAGTGTATATAGGAGGAGAAAATTTAACTAATGTTCAACAAGAAAATCCAATTTTGGGAAGTGAGAGTCCGTTTGGAGCAAGTTTTGATAGTACTATAGTATATGCTCCAATATTTGGAAGCGCTTTTTATGCAGGATTCAGATTTAAAATCGATTAA
- a CDS encoding HYC_CC_PP family protein has product MKIWFTKISSILLALLVLFSTLSFTVEKHYCGDYLVSVSYFGNGEDCSGEVGEEDCDDPEVIKKKNCCKDEIEQVQGQDDLKNTAEKFDIQKQQFVVAFLSSYYNLFVESCKQTNTNEFYSPPNLDLDLQVLHEVYII; this is encoded by the coding sequence GTGAAAATATGGTTTACTAAAATATCGTCAATTTTATTAGCACTATTAGTGTTATTTTCTACATTGTCTTTTACTGTAGAAAAGCATTATTGTGGCGATTATTTGGTAAGTGTATCTTATTTTGGAAATGGAGAAGATTGTTCAGGTGAAGTAGGAGAAGAAGATTGTGATGATCCTGAAGTAATCAAGAAAAAGAATTGTTGTAAAGACGAAATAGAACAAGTTCAAGGTCAAGATGATCTTAAAAATACTGCAGAGAAGTTTGATATTCAAAAGCAACAATTTGTAGTTGCATTTCTTTCTTCTTATTATAATTTGTTTGTAGAGAGTTGCAAACAAACAAACACTAATGAGTTTTACTCACCACCAAATCTAGATCTAGATTTGCAGGTTTTACACGAAGTATACATCATATGA
- a CDS encoding polyprenyl synthetase family protein, which yields MKPVEQIKIPIAKEMELFESKFKDSMLSKVPLLNRITYYIVRRKGKQMRPMFVFLVAKMTSNGGFDERTYRGASIVELIHTATLVHDDVVDDSNIRRGFFSINALWKNKIAVLVGDFLLSKGLLLSIDNEDFDLLKLISIAVREMSEGELLQIEKARKLDITEDIYFEIIRQKTATLIAACCGIGAASVGCSNEVVQQMRKFGEYIGIAFQIKDDLFDYTDEKIGKPTGIDIKEQKMTLPLIYTLNNCSDKDRKWLINSVKNHNTNKKRVKEVISFVKENGGIEYTVKKMHNYKNRALKILENYPDSEYKQSLLMMIDYVVERKI from the coding sequence ATGAAACCTGTAGAGCAAATAAAAATTCCGATTGCAAAAGAGATGGAACTATTTGAATCTAAATTCAAAGATTCAATGTTGTCTAAAGTTCCGTTGTTAAACAGAATTACATACTATATCGTAAGACGAAAAGGAAAGCAAATGCGACCAATGTTTGTTTTTTTAGTCGCTAAAATGACTTCCAATGGAGGATTTGATGAAAGAACTTACCGAGGAGCATCTATAGTCGAACTTATTCATACAGCCACACTAGTTCACGATGATGTTGTAGATGATAGTAACATAAGAAGAGGTTTTTTTTCAATTAATGCACTTTGGAAGAATAAAATAGCAGTACTTGTAGGTGATTTCTTACTCTCTAAAGGATTATTATTGTCAATAGATAATGAAGATTTTGACCTTTTAAAACTGATTTCTATTGCTGTAAGAGAAATGAGTGAAGGAGAGTTATTACAAATAGAAAAAGCTAGAAAGTTAGATATTACTGAAGATATTTATTTTGAAATTATTCGCCAAAAAACAGCAACTCTTATTGCTGCGTGTTGCGGTATTGGAGCAGCATCTGTAGGGTGTAGTAATGAAGTTGTTCAACAAATGCGAAAATTTGGAGAATATATTGGAATAGCTTTTCAAATAAAAGACGATTTGTTTGATTATACAGATGAGAAGATAGGGAAACCAACAGGTATTGACATCAAAGAGCAAAAAATGACATTACCTTTAATCTATACTTTGAACAACTGTAGCGATAAGGATAGAAAATGGTTAATTAACTCAGTAAAAAATCACAATACAAATAAAAAAAGGGTTAAAGAAGTTATTTCTTTTGTGAAAGAAAATGGTGGAATCGAATACACCGTAAAAAAAATGCATAATTATAAAAATAGAGCATTAAAAATTCTTGAAAATTATCCTGATTCTGAGTACAAACAATCACTATTAATGATGATCGACTATGTGGTTGAGAGAAAGATTTAA
- the rlmN gene encoding 23S rRNA (adenine(2503)-C(2))-methyltransferase RlmN, which yields MKSQKKDIRALTKEQLRDFFVANGDKAFRGNQVYEWLWNKAAHTFDDMTNLSKATREMLDTNFVINHIEVDTMQRSNDGTIKNAIKLHDGLIVESVLIPTEKRTTACVSSQVGCSLDCKFCATARLKRMRNLNADEIYDQVVAIDQQSRLYHNHKLTNIVFMGMGEPLMNYNNVIKAIDKITSPEGLGMSAKRITLSTSGVPKMIKKMADDEVKFNLAVSLHSAIDEVRTSIMPFNSTFPLEDLREALEYWYEKTNRKITYEYVVWQGINDRKEDIDALVKFCKYVPAKVNLIEYNPIDDGEFQQASQNALNNYISNLEMHDIVVNVRRSRGKDIDAACGQLANKS from the coding sequence ATGAAATCACAGAAAAAAGACATTAGGGCGCTTACGAAAGAACAACTTAGAGATTTCTTTGTTGCAAATGGAGATAAAGCTTTTAGAGGAAATCAAGTATACGAATGGTTGTGGAATAAAGCTGCACATACTTTCGATGATATGACCAACCTTTCTAAAGCTACACGAGAAATGTTAGATACAAATTTCGTGATTAATCATATCGAAGTCGATACTATGCAGCGTAGTAACGATGGTACCATTAAAAACGCTATTAAACTTCACGATGGTTTAATTGTAGAATCGGTTTTAATTCCAACAGAAAAAAGAACCACAGCTTGTGTTTCTAGTCAGGTTGGTTGTAGTTTAGATTGTAAATTCTGTGCAACAGCTCGTTTAAAACGTATGCGTAATTTAAATGCAGATGAAATTTACGATCAGGTAGTAGCAATCGATCAGCAAAGTAGATTGTACCATAATCATAAATTAACAAATATTGTTTTTATGGGAATGGGAGAACCGCTGATGAATTACAATAACGTAATTAAAGCAATAGATAAAATTACATCTCCTGAAGGTTTAGGAATGTCTGCAAAACGTATTACTCTATCTACTTCTGGTGTGCCAAAAATGATTAAGAAAATGGCTGATGATGAAGTGAAATTTAATCTAGCAGTATCGTTACATTCAGCTATTGATGAAGTTCGTACGTCAATAATGCCATTCAACTCTACATTTCCATTAGAAGATTTAAGAGAAGCATTAGAATATTGGTACGAAAAAACGAATAGAAAAATAACATATGAGTATGTAGTTTGGCAAGGAATTAATGATAGAAAAGAAGATATTGATGCCTTAGTGAAATTCTGTAAATATGTGCCGGCAAAAGTAAATCTGATTGAATACAACCCAATTGACGATGGTGAATTTCAGCAAGCTTCTCAAAATGCATTAAACAATTATATTTCTAACTTAGAAATGCACGATATTGTAGTAAATGTTCGAAGATCTAGAGGTAAAGACATTGATGCTGCGTGCGGACAATTAGCTAATAAATCTTAA
- a CDS encoding glutathione peroxidase, translating into MKILNKAKLFSSASEVEKQSIYDIQINDIKNEPISLSDFKGKKILFVNVASKCGFTKQYKELQELSETYKDQLTVIGLPCNQFGSQEPGNETQIQEFCDINFGVTFPLTEKIKVKGSKQHPLYKWLTSKSLNGEKSSKVRWNFQKYLVDEQGNLIDYFYSTTKPTSTKITSKL; encoded by the coding sequence ATGAAAATCTTGAATAAAGCAAAATTATTTTCATCTGCTTCCGAAGTAGAAAAACAATCTATTTATGATATTCAAATTAATGACATTAAAAATGAACCTATTTCACTTTCAGATTTTAAAGGAAAGAAAATATTATTTGTAAATGTTGCTTCTAAATGTGGATTTACAAAACAGTATAAAGAATTACAAGAATTAAGTGAAACCTATAAAGATCAACTTACTGTAATTGGTTTGCCTTGCAATCAATTTGGAAGTCAGGAACCAGGAAATGAAACTCAAATTCAAGAATTTTGTGATATCAATTTTGGCGTTACTTTTCCTTTAACAGAGAAAATAAAAGTGAAAGGAAGCAAACAACATCCTTTGTACAAATGGCTTACATCAAAAAGTTTAAACGGAGAAAAAAGCTCAAAAGTTCGATGGAACTTTCAAAAGTATTTAGTTGATGAGCAAGGAAATCTAATTGATTATTTTTATTCGACAACTAAACCTACTAGTACTAAAATAACATCAAAATTATAA